The DNA segment GCCAATTCAAAATGGCGCGTTTCATTGCTCAATCCAAATCTGCTCTTATCAAGGGCAAGCCGGGAAAACAGCTTCCGTTTGTTGCTCAGTAATAAAGGAAATGCAACAGAAGAACTAAATGTCCGTATCAATACTTCCCTCACACTTTTACAAGCCAGGAACAGCACTGTGAAACTTGCTGCGGGTAAAGACACCACGCTCGTTTACAGTTTTACCATTGCCGCTAAATTTCTGGAGGATTTTAAAAGTCAGGAAGTGATCGTTCAGGTGACCGATCAGAAAAAGCAAAACCAATTGCTCCTGCAGAGAATTTCGAGCTTTGGAACGTTTTTCAGGGAGAATCCCTCGGGCTGGTATACCTTTCCGCTAAGCGTCGAATTCGTGGCCCAGAATTTTACAACTACCTATAAAACAGTGTATATCAATAGTAACGGAAGTCTGGATTTAAATAAAGGGCGTGCTCTGAGCTTCAATTACAGGACAGATAATTTTAGCACACAATCTGATGGGTCTTCGAGATATGCATTCCTCAATTATAGTTCCCCCAAATGGAAGATCTCTGTAGGAGATCAGTCTGAATTTGGTGACTTCCTGATCGATGGTCTTGGTGCACGTCTGGGCTTTGATAATGGAAAAGGATATCGGACTGAGGTGCTTGGGGTAGACAGCAGGCTCGGTGATGCTAAGTTGTTCAGGTTGGATCAGCAGCTTAATTTTCTGGGAAATCAGCAGCTGGAGAATCAGACTGTGGGGAGCTTTGACCGGGAAAATAAGATCAACAGTGTGCTCAATATGAGTACTTATGAGTTGGGCTGGAGAAAATACAATCACCTCGTTCTTCGTGCAGGAATCAGCAGGGAAGAGTTTTACCGGTTCAGCAAGCCGCTGAGAAAAACCGGAAATAGCCTGGCTGCGGCTTATAGCTATAGCAGTCCGCGTTTAACGGGACGGTTTGGCCTCACTGCTACCGATGTCAACTTTCCGGGAATTAACCGTGGTTTAATGCAATCCAATAATGAACTGACCTTCCATTTTAAGCGGTTATCCCTGGGTCTGTTGTTCGACTATAACGAACGGCAGCTCAATCCTGCTTTGGATACAGGTACTGTATTGAGCCAATTGTTAGGAGGGCGTATTGCAGAATATGGATTGAAGACGGGCTGGAGGTTTGATAAAGGATATGTTACTTTGATCAGCTCCCTGATCGATCAGGTTCAGTCGTCCAGCGACCTGCTCCTGGTCAGGTCTTACAAGCTGAATTTTAATGCAGGCAAAGAATTTAGTCAGTACCTGTCGGCTTCATTTTCAGGAAGCCTATTGAGAAATGAAGCTCCGGATAATCCTTCAGCAAAGGCGGGGTACAGTCTTAATGCTTATGCTACGCTTGCTGCACGAAACTATGGATTCTTTGTCAGACTGGACAATGGACCTTCTTATTATTTTGATTTTGTGAACTATCTGAGCAATGGTTACGCTACCAGAAGGTTTCAGTTCTCCCCCTATTATGAACAATCTTTTTTTAAAGACGTTTTGCATTTCAGGTTGCAAATGGACTATACCGACGACCGCTCCCTGCCTGATCCGGAATTGATGGCGCGTGGAGATTTAAGTCTGGACCTGAACACCAGGGGTGTATCTTTCCGTATTTTTGGTTCCAAAAATGTAAGGAACATTTCAGGAAACAGGTCCGATTATATAAGCATGAGCATCCGCAAAAGCTTCAATCTGCCCCTGCTGGGAATCAAACGCTTTGTGACGATGAAAGTTCTGGTTTTTAAAGATGTTAACAGCAATGGAATTTATGATCTGGGAGATGAGGCCATTCCGGATGCAGCTGTGGGAATCGCGGCCCAGAACTTTCTGAGCAATAAGAAAGGAGAGGTGAGCTATAAAAACATCAAGGCCGGGGGATACGATGTGGACCTTAGCCGGGTGAATACCGTAAAGGGATGGATGCCCAGAAATGGCTTCCGCCAGCATTATGAGGTTCGCAGTTCCCAGACGGTTTATATTCCTTTTAGCCAGAGTCGTTACCTCTCCGGGAAATTGAATGTTCAAAAGGACCCGCGCTCCAATCTGGTCTTCCGCCCTGATAACATCAGGATCAATGTCAGCAATTCAAGAGGGGAAAGCTTTAGTACCCTGACCACTGAGAATGGGGAGTTTTTTATTAACCTACCTCAGGATACTTATAAAGTGCGCATCAGCAGCAATGTTTTTGATGAAGATTTCAGGCTGCTTTCCGATACTTTTAATGCCGATCTCCTGCACAAAAATTCCGAACACCTCATCTTTGAAGTCCGCGAACGCAAGCGGCAAATCAATATTAGAAAACAATATTAAATCTTCCATTTTATAGTTGCTAAAACTATTTAAATCTTTCCTATCTTCGTTTTTAGCTTAGCTGTGTTATTGATTTAAAGTAATTAGAACCAAATATTTAAAAATGAGAAGAAGATCATTTATTCAAAAAGCAGGATTACTTGGTGCAGGGTTATTGGCCAGTGACCTGGTGTCATTTGCTGCAGAACCAGGCTTTCCTACGGTGAGGGTACCACTCGCGAAACGTCACTTTAGCAGTAAAGCCGTAGAAAGTGCCATCACTGAATTTACATCCAAAGTAAAAAATAAAGAACTGGCCTGGTTATTCAATAACTGTTTCCCTAATACCTTAGACACTACGGTTACTTATACAGAGACTGCTGGTAAACCAGATACTTATGTGATTACCGGTGATATTGATGCGATGTGGCTGCGGGACAGTACTGCGCAGGTATGGCCCTATCTTCCTTTTTTACAAAAAGATAAGCCTTTAAAAAATCTCGTTCAGGGGGTGATTAACCACCAGGTTAAATGTGTGCTTAAAGATCCTTACGCCAATGCTTTTTACAATGACCCAAATAAAGTAGGGGAATGGAAAGACGATGTGACAGATATGAAGCCGGGACTACATGAGCGAAAATGGGAGATTGATTCTCTTTGTTATCCGATTCGTCTGGCTTACCGTTACTGGCAGGAAACGAAAGATACCACTCCTTTCGGTGCAGACTGGCAGGCTTCTGTAAAATTGATTTTAAAGACCTTTAAAGAGCAGCAGCGCAAAGAAAACGACGGACCTTATACTTTCCAGCGTAGAACTTCATGGGCGACAGACGGCGTTGCCATGTCGGGATACGGATATCCCGTAAAACCTGTAGGTTTAATCTGTTCTTCTTTCAGACCAAGTGATGATGCGACCGTATTCTCCTTTTTGGTGCCGTCTAACTTCTTCGCGGTAGTGAGTTTAAAGCAGGCTGCTGAAATTTTCAGAGCCATAAAAGCAGATGAACAAACAGCAAAAGACCTGGATGCACTGGCAGCAGAAGTTCAGGATGCTTTACAGAAGCATGCGATCATTAACCACGAAAAATTTGGTAAAGTCTATGCATTTGAAGTGAACGGAATGGGAAGCTTTAACCTGATGGACGATGCAAATATCCCGA comes from the Pedobacter sp. FW305-3-2-15-E-R2A2 genome and includes:
- a CDS encoding glycoside hydrolase family 125 protein; protein product: MRRRSFIQKAGLLGAGLLASDLVSFAAEPGFPTVRVPLAKRHFSSKAVESAITEFTSKVKNKELAWLFNNCFPNTLDTTVTYTETAGKPDTYVITGDIDAMWLRDSTAQVWPYLPFLQKDKPLKNLVQGVINHQVKCVLKDPYANAFYNDPNKVGEWKDDVTDMKPGLHERKWEIDSLCYPIRLAYRYWQETKDTTPFGADWQASVKLILKTFKEQQRKENDGPYTFQRRTSWATDGVAMSGYGYPVKPVGLICSSFRPSDDATVFSFLVPSNFFAVVSLKQAAEIFRAIKADEQTAKDLDALAAEVQDALQKHAIINHEKFGKVYAFEVNGMGSFNLMDDANIPSLLALPYLGAVPADDPVYQNTRKMIHSVDDNPFFFKGSAAEGIGGPHIGKDMIWPMSIIARGLTSSDDNEIKLCLQMLQSTHGDTGFMHESFHKNDPKKFTRAWFAWTNTIFGEFLWKTYKERPHLLG